One region of Haloprofundus salilacus genomic DNA includes:
- a CDS encoding RPA family protein, whose translation MSQSAPTREVARRVFAQEFNDAAYTFKESDDERAPVYLLLPSGAQANRVFLVGTLTEKEDVGEDNEYWRGRIVDPTGTFFVYAGQYQPEAASTLRELDAPAYVSIVGKPRTYETDDGTVNVSVRPESISKVDAATRDRWVVETAERTLERVERFDDEGNEYGRMAREQYELPVDSYRQTAIAALQSLETTDELEAEA comes from the coding sequence ATGAGTCAATCCGCACCCACCCGCGAAGTCGCCCGACGCGTCTTCGCCCAAGAGTTCAACGACGCTGCATACACGTTCAAAGAGTCCGACGACGAGCGCGCGCCCGTCTACCTGTTGCTGCCCTCCGGCGCGCAGGCGAACCGCGTGTTCCTCGTCGGCACGCTGACCGAGAAGGAAGACGTCGGCGAAGACAACGAATACTGGCGGGGCCGCATCGTCGACCCCACCGGGACGTTCTTCGTCTACGCCGGGCAGTACCAGCCCGAAGCGGCGAGCACGCTCCGCGAACTCGACGCGCCGGCGTACGTCTCCATCGTCGGCAAACCGCGGACGTACGAGACCGACGACGGGACGGTGAACGTCTCGGTCCGCCCCGAGTCCATCAGCAAAGTCGACGCCGCGACGCGCGACCGCTGGGTCGTCGAGACCGCAGAGCGGACGCTCGAACGCGTCGAGCGGTTCGACGACGAGGGCAACGAGTACGGTCGGATGGCCCGCGAGCAGTACGAGCTCCCGGTCGACAGCTACCGACAGACCGCCATCGCCGCGCTCCAGAGCCTCGAGACGACCGACGAGCTCGAAGCCGAAGCGTAG